One region of Termitidicoccus mucosus genomic DNA includes:
- a CDS encoding tetratricopeptide repeat protein, with translation MQTRVVPILAIVLAVFLGACSKSREITNLDRAEADARAAKARAEIQFNDIGKAETLLVEALGFNPDAYDYWADLANVRLRLGKNKEARKACQQAVEACQRLIKQNPEDIDIRIDQIRLLVSLGDNKAARETLEQAGRDLPKNQVIRACIDNKLVDQLAADPGLLKLPE, from the coding sequence ATGCAAACCCGGGTTGTCCCCATTCTTGCCATCGTGCTCGCCGTGTTTCTCGGCGCGTGCTCAAAATCGCGCGAAATCACCAACCTCGATCGCGCCGAGGCCGACGCCCGGGCCGCCAAGGCCCGCGCCGAAATCCAGTTCAACGACATCGGCAAAGCCGAAACCCTGCTGGTCGAGGCGCTCGGATTCAACCCCGACGCCTATGATTATTGGGCCGATCTCGCGAACGTGCGCCTGCGTCTTGGCAAAAACAAGGAGGCCCGCAAGGCATGCCAACAAGCCGTCGAGGCATGCCAGCGGCTCATCAAGCAAAATCCCGAGGACATCGACATCCGCATCGATCAGATCCGCCTGCTTGTATCATTGGGCGACAATAAAGCCGCGCGGGAAACGCTCGAACAGGCCGGCCGGGATCTCCCGAAAAACCAGGTCATCCGCGCCTGCATTGACAACAAACTCGTGGATCAACTGGCGGCGGACCCGGGTTTGCTGAAGCTGCCCGAATAA
- a CDS encoding PaaI family thioesterase, with amino-acid sequence MTIKEFFKNDRYAALSGVELLEAAPGAAKARMEVRDMHLNAGNVVQGGAIFTLADLTFGAAVNAYGNWAVSVETSIRYFQGVSTGTLFAEARAVHVHRKLATFEVTVTNEKEELIALFTATAYRKKNVLPFA; translated from the coding sequence ATGACCATCAAGGAATTTTTCAAAAACGACCGCTATGCGGCCCTCTCCGGCGTCGAGCTGCTGGAGGCGGCGCCGGGCGCGGCCAAGGCGAGGATGGAGGTCCGGGACATGCACCTCAATGCCGGCAATGTGGTGCAGGGCGGTGCGATTTTCACCCTGGCCGATCTGACCTTCGGCGCCGCAGTCAACGCCTACGGCAACTGGGCCGTGTCCGTCGAAACCAGCATCCGCTATTTCCAAGGCGTGTCCACCGGCACGCTCTTCGCCGAGGCCCGCGCCGTGCATGTCCATCGCAAACTGGCGACTTTCGAGGTGACCGTGACCAATGAAAAGGAGGAGTTGATCGCCCTGTTCACCGCCACGGCCTACCGGAAGAAAAACGTTCTTCCGTTTGCGTGA
- the hisC gene encoding histidinol-phosphate transaminase, which produces MTPNPWIENLPVYEPGRPIEEVARELGFNLDEIIKVASNENELGPSPKAVAAMTAAAREMHRYPDGGCFYLKTKLAARLGTGAGNLAFGAGSNELIEFLGHIFLSPQTNMVVSDGSFAVYRLVAALFNSRAIVAPMKNFGHDLDAMIAAITPETRLIVVCNPNNPTGTALAPDALDRFIEKVPPHVLAVFDEAYFEYPPDAMRADLLKHVRAGRENVLLLRTFSKIYGLAGLRIGYAIGHERIIAALNRVRQPFNVGAMSAAAAAAALDDDAHLADSSRVNFAGLRFFEKNLPQIAGGLEYVPSFANFILVKTGRGREVFNTLQKRKIIVRPMDGYKLPDWIRITIGTEAQNTAVLAALREVLA; this is translated from the coding sequence ATGACACCCAACCCTTGGATTGAAAACCTGCCCGTGTATGAGCCCGGCCGCCCGATTGAGGAAGTCGCGCGCGAACTCGGCTTCAACCTCGACGAAATCATCAAGGTCGCGTCGAACGAAAACGAACTCGGCCCCTCGCCCAAGGCCGTCGCCGCCATGACCGCCGCCGCGCGTGAGATGCACCGCTACCCCGACGGCGGCTGCTTTTACCTGAAGACGAAACTCGCCGCCAGGCTCGGCACCGGCGCCGGCAACCTCGCCTTCGGCGCCGGCAGCAACGAGCTGATCGAGTTCCTCGGCCACATCTTCCTCTCGCCGCAAACCAACATGGTCGTCAGCGACGGCTCCTTCGCCGTCTACCGCCTCGTCGCCGCGCTCTTCAACTCCCGCGCCATCGTCGCGCCCATGAAAAACTTCGGCCATGACCTCGACGCCATGATCGCCGCCATCACGCCGGAGACGCGCCTCATCGTCGTCTGCAACCCGAACAACCCCACCGGCACCGCCCTTGCCCCCGACGCGCTCGACCGCTTCATCGAAAAAGTCCCGCCGCATGTCCTCGCCGTGTTCGACGAAGCCTACTTCGAATACCCGCCCGACGCCATGCGCGCCGACCTCCTGAAGCACGTCCGTGCCGGCCGCGAAAACGTGCTGCTGCTGCGAACGTTTTCCAAAATCTACGGCCTCGCCGGCCTGCGCATCGGCTACGCCATCGGGCACGAGCGCATCATCGCCGCGCTCAACCGCGTCCGGCAGCCTTTCAACGTCGGCGCCATGTCCGCCGCCGCCGCCGCCGCCGCGCTCGACGACGACGCGCACCTCGCCGACTCGAGCCGCGTCAACTTCGCCGGCCTGCGTTTTTTTGAGAAAAACCTCCCGCAAATCGCCGGCGGCCTGGAATACGTGCCTTCGTTCGCCAATTTCATCTTGGTGAAAACCGGCCGCGGCCGCGAGGTCTTCAACACCCTGCAAAAACGCAAAATCATCGTCCGCCCGATGGACGGCTACAAACTGCCCGATTGGATACGGATCACCATCGGCACCGAGGCGCAAAACACCGCCGTGCTCGCCGCGCTGCGCGAAGTGCTGGCGTGA
- a CDS encoding ACT domain-containing protein, producing the protein MNNIRQLSVFLENRPGHLGQVCRALAGAGINIVTMTLADTTEFGIIRLIIREWREAKDILERAGFTVKATDVLAIEVADEPGGLEAVLRTAAGAGLSVEYMYAFARGTGNKAMIVICFDDPAAAAAALRTAGAGVISAEEFYSEKQK; encoded by the coding sequence ATGAATAACATCCGGCAACTCTCGGTCTTCCTCGAAAACCGCCCCGGCCATCTCGGCCAAGTCTGCCGCGCCCTCGCCGGCGCCGGCATCAACATCGTCACCATGACGCTCGCCGACACCACCGAGTTCGGCATCATCCGCCTCATCATCCGCGAATGGCGCGAGGCCAAGGACATCCTCGAACGCGCCGGCTTCACCGTCAAGGCCACCGACGTGCTCGCCATCGAGGTCGCCGACGAACCCGGCGGCCTTGAGGCCGTCCTTCGCACCGCCGCCGGCGCCGGCCTCAGCGTCGAATACATGTATGCCTTCGCCCGCGGCACCGGCAACAAGGCAATGATCGTGATCTGTTTCGACGACCCCGCCGCCGCCGCCGCCGCGCTCCGCACCGCCGGCGCCGGCGTCATCTCCGCGGAGGAATTTTATTCGGAAAAACAAAAATGA